In a single window of the Antedon mediterranea chromosome 1, ecAntMedi1.1, whole genome shotgun sequence genome:
- the LOC140047415 gene encoding fibrinogen C domain-containing protein 1-like yields MAANVMVAVLLLFAVFNLVACHQNTTTPYWRTWECCPRVWGPLGAMFPLPRDCEDIRDTGGGVNGVYTVYPCSVNECKPTRVYCEQQQDGGGWTVFQRRIDGGINFVRDWQSYKEGFGITGAEHWLGLENLHNIIQQERYRLRVELMNWAGTHAYAFYDVVFVGSEATNYTLTVGRYHGDAGDGLSTHSGMQFSTFDRDNDRWTGNCARDYTGAWWYTSCHNSNLNGQYLRGRTTQYAKGIVWQQFMGYNYSLKEASMMIKKI; encoded by the exons ATGGCCGCGAACGTGATGGTAGCTGTTCTCCTCTTGTTTGCTGTCTTTAACCTGGTAGCATGTCACCAAAATACAACGACGCCATATTGGAGGACATGGGAGTGCTGCCCAAGAGTATGGGGTCCTTTAGGTG CAATGTTTCCACTACCACGTGACTGTGAAGACATCCGGGATACAGGTGGAGGAGTAAACGGAGTTTACACAGTATATCCATGTTCAGTAAATGAGTGCAAACCAACGAGAGTGTACTGCGAACAGCAGCAAGACGGTGGTGGATGGACT GTGTTTCAGCGACGAATTGATGGAGGTATCAACTTCGTCCGCGACTGGCAGTCATACAAAGAGGGATTTGGTATCACCGGAGCAGAACATTGGTTAGGCCTAGAAAACCTTCACAACATCATACAACAGGAGCGTTACAGGCTTAGGGTGGAATTGATGAACTGGGCAGGTACCCATGCCTATGCTTTCTATGACGTAGTTTTTGTTGGGTCTGAGGCGACAAACTACACTCTCACTGTTGGCCGTTATCATGGAGATGCAG GTGATGGATTGAGTACGCACAGCGGGATGCAGTTTTCAACCTTTGACCGGGACAATGATAGATGGACCGGAAACTGTGCCCGTGACTACACAGGTGCATGGTGGTATACAAGTTGTCATAACAGTAACTTGAACGGTCAATATTTACGCGGGAGAACAACGCAGTACGCAAAAGGCATAGTCTGGCAACAATTCATGGGATATAATTACTCGTTAAAAGAAGCATCaatgatgataaagaaaatataa
- the LOC140047423 gene encoding microfibril-associated glycoprotein 4-like: MAPVVALISVLLFGLCAGQITNPNVDTLHCCPQSWTRLGSLFPLPRDCDDIRLQGGGINGPFTIYTQDVNSCDPVQVYCQHDNNGGGWTVIQSRRFGNVNFIRGWEEYKYGFGTLRGDFWLGLENIHKITHQGRYELWVELEDFRGERREAMYTFFRVGSEETNYTMSLGRYHGGNAGDAMALHRGQPFSTFDRDNDAWTGNCAEQYSGAWWYRTCHHANLNGLYLRGRNNQYGKGIIWVQWRGFNYSLKFAQMKIRPM, encoded by the exons ATGGCGCCGGTTGTAGCTCTGATTTCGGTCCTTCTCTTTGGATTATGTGCGGGTCAAATTACGAATCCAAATGTGGATACGTTACATTGCTGTCCGCAATCTTGGACCAGATTAGGAT CTCTATTTCCATTACCAAGGGACTGTGATGACATTCGTTTACAGGGAGGGGGTATCAATGGACCATTTACCATCTATACCCAGGACGTCAATTCATGTGACCCGGTTCAAGTATACTGCCAGCATGACAATAATGGCGGCGGTTGGACG GTTATCCAAAGTCGTAGGTTCGGGAACGTAAATTTCATCCGAGGCTGGGAAGAGTACAAGTACGGATTTGGAACACTACGCGGAGACTTCTGGTTAGGCCTTGAAAATATCCACAAGATTACACATCAAGGGCGATATGAGCTCTGGGTCGAGTTGGAAGATTTTAGGGGCGAGCGACGAGAGGCTATGTATACTTTCTTCAGAGTTGGAAGTGAAGAAACCAATTATACTATGAGTCTAGGGCGTTACCACGGCGGAAATGCag gGGATGCTATGGCTTTACACAGAGGTCAACCTTTCTCGACCTTTGACCGTGATAACGACGCATGGACCGGAAATTGCGCAGAGCAGTATTCTGGAGCTTGGTGGTACCGAACATGTCACCACGCCAATCTCAATGGCCTTTATCTGAGAGGAAGAAACAACCAGTATGGAAAGGGAATCATCTGGGTACAATGGAGAGGGTTCAACTACTCTCTGAAATTTGCACAAATGAAAATAAGACCAATGTAA
- the LOC140047430 gene encoding microfibril-associated glycoprotein 4-like, translating into MRMKCLLAVFLLGLVGAYTPPECCPARWGDIGALFPLPRDCLDIRDWGGQRTGVYVIYPQSIENCRPVRVWCDQSQNNGGWTVIQRRVDGSVDFLRNWDSYRTGFGSVAGEHWIGLENMHHLTIQGRYEIRIEIEDFNGQGRTADYRLFRVGNELSNYTLQVTGFQGGGAGNGLSIHNGMPFSTIDRDNDPWARNCAQEYTGAWWYKACFTANLNGQYLRGSTTMYGKGIVWSPWRGYNYSFRRVEMKIRRNN; encoded by the exons ATGAGGATGAAGTGTTTACTTGCTGTATTTTTGCTAGGCCTTGTTGGTGCATACACCCCACCCGAATGTTGTCCGGCAAGGTGGGGTGATATCGGTG CATTGTTTCCTCTGCCGAGAGATTGTCTCGATATCCGCGACTGGGGAGGACAACGAACAGGGGTGTACGTGATTTACCCCCAGTCCATTGAAAACTGTCGACCCGTCCGTGTATGGTGTGACCAGTCACAGAACAACGGGGGTTGGACG GTTATTCAAAGAcgtgttgatggttcagtagatTTCCTTCGAAATTGGGATTCCTACCGAACAGGCTTTGGTAGCGTTGCTGGAGAACATTGGATAGGTCTTGAAAATATGCATCATCTTACCATCCAGGGCAG ATATGAAATACGTATAGAAATTGAAGATTTCAATGGCCAAGGCAGGACGGCAGACTACAGACTTTTCCGTGTTGGAAATGAATTGAGCAACTATACCCTGCAGGTAACCGGCTTTCAGGGTGGGGGAGCAG GTAATGGACTTAGTATTCACAATGGTATGCCATTTTCGACGATCGATCGAGACAACGATCCTTGGGCCAGAAATTGTGCTCAGGAGTACACCGGGGCCTGGTGGTATAAGGCGTGCTTCACCGCCAACCTGAATGGTCAGTATCTGAGAGGAAGTACCACGATGTATGGGAAGGGGATCGTGTGGAGCCCGTGGAGGGGGTATAACTACTCGTTCAGGAGGGTGGAGATGAAGATTCgtagaaataattaa
- the LOC140059989 gene encoding uncharacterized protein, with the protein MGTQQVIVVHQTRRSSCKKVCCIFTSTMVFTIAMVVFIFGVFAIVAPYNHEKQYNEAKCNTTSVSWGLENLKCNCHTEYDDKEICTEGNFPCLNIQAVYTDEKDMKHTAQVYRTYSGLDSDPKCSYPACDSYDRSNEYDIPGATIIIKKNGEVQSFASSHDVGSVYTCYYDPSHVDKTITEKEYSTLDAFNILFWPLLVMIVTIVLTVFVLRKCQMSNKGNGVEFNRFY; encoded by the exons ATGGGAACACAACAAGTAATAGTAGTGCACCAGACCAGACGGTCATCATGCAAAAAGGTCTGCTGTATCTTCACATCAACAATGGTGTTCACCATTGCCATGGTGGTGTTCATCTTTGGTGTATTTGCCATCGTAGCCCCGTACAACCACGAGAAGCAATACAACGAAGCGAAATGTAACACCACATCCGTCTCATGGGGCCTGGAGAACCTAAAATGCAACTGTCATACCGAGTATGATGACAAAGAGATTTGCACAGAAGGGAATTTCCCCTGTCTCAACATACAGGCAGTTTACACTGATGAAAAAGACATGAAGCATACTGCTCAAGTCTATCGCACCTATTCTGGCTTGGACAGTGACCCAAAG TGTTCCTACCCAGCATGCGATTCGTACGATCGCTCAAATGAATATGACATCCCAGGAGCaaccataataataaaaaaaaacggaGAAGTCCAGAGTTTTGCCAGCAGTCACGATGTTGGCTCGGTTTACACATGCTACTATGACCCATCTCACGTCGACAAGACGATCACCGAGAAAGAGTACAGTACGTTGGACGCATTCAACATCCTGTTCTGGCCTCTGCTTGTCATGATCGTTACGATTGTTCTCACCGTCTTCGTTCTCCGAAAATGTCAAATGAGCAACAAGGGGAACGGTGTTGAGTTCAACCGATTCTATTAA